One Bdellovibrionales bacterium DNA segment encodes these proteins:
- the rpsP gene encoding 30S ribosomal protein S16, translating to MVVIRLARFGAKKVPKYRIMVADSRRPRNGKFIENIGYYNPNPSGQDKKLVLDLDKAKAWVAKGAQPSDRVQTLIKLAETGK from the coding sequence ATGGTTGTTATCAGATTAGCTCGTTTCGGTGCAAAAAAAGTTCCTAAGTACAGAATCATGGTTGCCGATTCACGTCGCCCTAGAAACGGAAAATTCATTGAAAATATTGGTTATTATAATCCAAACCCATCTGGTCAGGATAAGAAACTTGTTCTTGATCTTGATAAAGCAAAAGCTTGGGTAGCTAAAGGAGCTCAACCTTCTGATCGCGTGCAAACGCTGATCAAATTGGCTGAGACCGGAAAATAA
- a CDS encoding KH domain-containing protein: protein MGHDPSSLKDLVDFMARSLVDFPEKVSVQEVSGEQTTVVELSVAKEDLGKVIGKQGRTAKSMRTILNAASTKLNKRSVLEIME from the coding sequence ATGGGGCACGATCCATCTAGCTTGAAAGATTTGGTTGATTTCATGGCTCGATCGTTAGTCGATTTTCCAGAAAAAGTCAGTGTTCAGGAAGTTTCTGGAGAACAAACGACAGTGGTTGAGTTATCGGTCGCTAAAGAAGATCTTGGAAAAGTCATCGGAAAACAAGGTCGCACCGCTAAGTCCATGAGAACCATCTTGAATGCCGCGAGCACTAAGCTCAACAAGCGAAGCGTTCTCGAAATCATGGAGTAA
- the rimM gene encoding ribosome maturation factor RimM (Essential for efficient processing of 16S rRNA), giving the protein MSEQIPKNLKPVGRIHSTQGLRGEVFVIFSINPEHWLDRAERLYLGKNDQAKPERALEVVRFRPHSKQGLNGWAVLFKDIPDKNHSDLIVKQTLFADPELFVSAEGENVFLSELLDFIVVDKTLGEVGPVIDFANNGGQDLLIVLKDEEEYQVPLVKSFIEKVDFKNNKIFMDLPEGLFE; this is encoded by the coding sequence ATGTCGGAACAAATACCTAAAAATTTAAAGCCCGTTGGACGAATTCACTCCACACAGGGGTTGCGCGGAGAGGTTTTTGTGATCTTCTCGATCAATCCCGAGCACTGGCTCGATCGTGCCGAACGCCTTTACCTCGGTAAAAACGATCAAGCCAAGCCCGAACGCGCCCTAGAAGTGGTTCGATTTCGCCCTCATTCCAAACAAGGACTGAATGGTTGGGCTGTTCTTTTTAAAGACATTCCCGATAAAAATCATTCGGATTTGATCGTGAAACAAACTCTTTTTGCCGACCCCGAGCTTTTTGTTTCGGCGGAAGGTGAGAATGTTTTCCTCAGTGAGCTTTTGGATTTTATAGTGGTCGACAAAACTCTCGGGGAGGTCGGTCCGGTGATTGATTTTGCCAACAATGGCGGTCAAGACTTACTGATTGTTCTTAAGGACGAGGAAGAATACCAAGTTCCCCTCGTGAAGTCTTTTATCGAGAAAGTCGATTTTAAAAATAATAAAATATTTATGGACCTCCCCGAAGGACTCTTCGAGTGA
- the trmD gene encoding tRNA (guanosine(37)-N1)-methyltransferase TrmD: MKFNIITVMPELMMQTLQWGVVGRALEKNIFSVNVINPRQFTSNVHKTIDDTPFGGGDGMIMLYEPLAQAVESVEGFEKIPKYFMSPTGKKLDEKWVQDISNQKEIIILSGRYGGVDQRLLHKYNFISISIGDYVVSGGELPAGILIDAVARKLPGVLGNSESSSSDSFSKNGMFEAPSFTKPRENAGGKVPDVLTGGDHRKIIEFREQVGLALTLKWRPDLVPTLSKNDIQRLKNYLSTYDAETLQLLGLDREFVERLH; encoded by the coding sequence GTGAAGTTTAATATCATCACTGTGATGCCAGAGCTGATGATGCAGACCCTGCAATGGGGTGTGGTCGGTCGCGCCCTAGAAAAAAATATTTTTTCCGTGAATGTGATAAATCCTCGACAGTTTACGAGTAACGTCCATAAGACCATCGATGACACTCCTTTTGGGGGTGGCGATGGAATGATCATGCTTTATGAACCTTTGGCGCAGGCGGTGGAGTCGGTCGAGGGCTTCGAAAAAATTCCTAAGTATTTTATGTCACCCACGGGAAAAAAACTCGATGAGAAATGGGTTCAAGACATCTCCAATCAAAAAGAAATCATAATCTTAAGTGGTCGCTACGGCGGCGTCGATCAGCGCCTCCTTCATAAGTATAATTTCATATCGATCTCCATCGGAGATTACGTGGTGAGTGGGGGAGAGTTGCCGGCGGGAATTCTTATCGATGCCGTCGCCAGAAAGCTCCCAGGGGTTCTTGGTAACTCGGAATCGTCCTCCTCGGATAGCTTCTCTAAAAACGGAATGTTCGAAGCTCCTTCGTTTACCAAGCCTCGCGAAAATGCCGGAGGAAAAGTCCCCGATGTTCTCACGGGTGGAGATCATAGAAAGATTATCGAATTTCGTGAGCAAGTGGGCCTAGCTTTGACTCTCAAATGGCGACCCGATCTGGTTCCAACGCTCTCCAAGAATGACATTCAAAGATTAAAGAACTATCTCTCCACTTACGATGCGGAAACATTACAGCTTTTAGGGCTGGATCGCGAATTTGTAGAAAGGCTCCATTAG
- a CDS encoding RNA methyltransferase: protein MSTHEKAPLRQVAVGLVHYPILDKAGDVVATNITNFDIHDIARACRVYGIENYFIIHPNREQLMFVSRVLDHWRTGPGAHLNPKRKTALGPVKTAESIEDALRQWGHEDVEVVATHAREKADMPKATFQELRQNIGNKPHFIVFGTGFGLAPDAFNQCTLLLEPIRGTPPEDYRHLSVRSAVSICLDRLLGAW from the coding sequence ATGTCCACCCACGAAAAAGCTCCCTTAAGACAGGTGGCTGTCGGCCTAGTGCATTACCCCATTTTGGATAAAGCGGGGGATGTGGTCGCCACAAATATCACCAATTTTGACATTCACGATATTGCCCGCGCTTGCCGGGTTTACGGGATAGAAAATTATTTCATCATCCATCCGAATCGCGAGCAGCTGATGTTCGTGTCGCGCGTTTTAGACCATTGGAGAACCGGGCCCGGTGCCCATCTCAATCCCAAGCGCAAAACCGCTCTAGGACCAGTAAAGACGGCCGAAAGCATCGAGGATGCCCTTAGACAATGGGGTCACGAGGACGTGGAAGTGGTTGCCACCCACGCCCGCGAAAAGGCGGATATGCCCAAGGCGACCTTTCAGGAATTGCGGCAAAATATCGGGAATAAGCCTCATTTTATCGTATTTGGCACCGGCTTTGGATTGGCTCCAGACGCCTTTAATCAGTGCACATTGCTCCTGGAACCGATCCGCGGAACACCCCCTGAGGATTATCGGCATTTATCCGTTCGATCTGCCGTAAGTATCTGTCTTGACCGGCTATTGGGTGCATGGTAA